The following is a genomic window from Ancylomarina subtilis.
GCCTTTTGCTGACGAAACGAACCAGCTGTAATAAAACCAACCTTCAGTTTATCATTCAATTTTACAGATGCATTTGCATTTACTGTATAACGGTCTACCTTATCGGCAATAGACCATCCTTTATCTCCGTAATAGCTTGTCGAGAAATAAAAATTAGACTGTTCATTTCCTCCAGTTAAACTAACAGAATGGTTTTGTGTAATGTTATTTGTAAACAACTCATCAAACCAATCGGTATTGGTCATTTCGTATTTCTGCAAAAATTTAGCTCTGGCTTCAGGGGTATTTTGTAAACCAAAACCAGTTTCAGGATCGTAAGTATTAATCAAATCATACATCTTCTTATAAATACCACCATTTTTTTGACGAGATATTTCAGCATGATTCAACCAGCCTTTAGCCTCAAGCTCTCTATAAACAGACATCTGTTCACGAGAATTCATGATATTATAATTAGAGTAAGAAGGTTTCATTCTCATGGTATATTCACCCGAATATGAAACTGAAGTTGAACCTTTTTTTCCACGCTTAGTAGTAATTACAATCACACCATTCATAGCTCTTGCACCATAAAGAGCGGTTGCCGAAGCATCTTTCAAAATCTGAAAGTTTTCAATATCATCAGAGTTCAAACCAGCAACTGCTGAACTGATCAGAGTAGAAGCATCACCTGATGACAAATCATCTGGTGAAATATCGACCACATCCTCAAGAACAACACCATCAACTACCCACAAAGGTTTTTGATCACCATAAATAGAAGAAGCACCACGCACACGAATTTTAGGTGCAGCACCAAAGGTACCGGATACAGTCTGAACGGATACACCAGCCGCCTTACCTTCAAGCATTTGCCCCACATCAGTAATACCTGCTACTTTTGCCTCTTCAGCCTTCACTGTGGTAGCTGAACCGGTAAACAATCGACGATCCGTTTTTCTGAAACCATCAGAAACAACAACAACCTCAGAAAGTTGTTCTGCATCAGACAATAATGTCACCTTCAATTCTTTTTGATCCTTCACCAAAATCTCCTGAGATTTCATTCCAATAAAAGAAAATACCAAAACGGCTTTCCCGTTAACAGGAATCTCAATTGTAAACTTCCCATCAAAATCAGTAGAAACACCATTAGTTGTTCCTTTCTCCAAAACAGAAACACCAGGCAATGAAATCCCCTGGTCATCAAGCACAACACCAGAAATTTTCTGTTTATTCTGCTGTTGCGTTTTAGCAGATGAATCAACTGGTTTAAAAGCCTTTCGTAAGGTAACAGCCTTACTTTTAAACTCATACTCCAAATCACTATCTTTTAAGCAGCGATTCAAAACAGACTTCACTGTTTCTTCCTTAGCATCTACACTAAGTCCATTAACATCTTTAACATCAGAAGAACTGTATAGAAAAACCAGACCAGTCTGTTCATGGATCTCCCACAACACCTGTTCCAGCTCTACACCTTCCATGTTCAATGTCACTTTTGAATCCTGAGCCAGCGTCGTAGCCGAAGCACTTATCACACTGACAAACAGGAAAATTGCGAGCATTTTCATAACTAGTAATAGTTTAAACAGCCTCCGGGATCGAAAGCCATTATTCAAACATTTTTTCATAACTTTGTAAAGATTTAGGTTACACTTAAATTCTATTTCTGTTACAGCAGAAATTCTGAGAAACAGGAAATGTTACAGCATTTCCTGTTTTATTTTTCACCAATTACAATGGTTTGACCATTAATTTCAACATCTACTTTACGAGTCAGCTCAAACATCTCCATAATAGAACCGATCTCACTATTCCGATTAAAATGACCTCCAAAGCGGTAATCTTTAACCGATGAATTCTTATAAAACACCTTCAAATCATACCATCTGGACAGCTCAGTCATAATATCCTCAATTCTTTGATCCTTAAACAAGAAAACGCCCTGTCTCCAGGATGTATACAAATCAACATTTACTTCTTGCTTCATAATATCTCCGGATGCCTCATTAACAACTGCTTGCTGACCTGGTTCCAACATCATTGTTTTAGCCTTAAAACCTGAAGAACGAACTTTTACACTTCCTTCCACTAAAGTGGTCACGACATTCTCATCCTCTTTATAGGCCTTCACATTAAATGAAGTCCCAAGAACTTCAACCTTTGTGCCCAGAACATCAACAATAAAAGGATGTTTGGCATCCTTACTCACCTCAAAATAAGCCTCTCCGGTCAACTTCACATTTCTTGTTTTCCCAATAAATTGAATTGGAAACTTCAAAGAACTCATAGCATTTAAATGCACCTTAGTCCCATCGGCAAGTACCAACTCATACTCACTCCCCTTGGGTATCCTAACAGTATTGTATAATAAAGCTCTCTTATCATTTCCTGCCTGATATTTTAAACTTCCCTCCCCTTTCTCAATTTGGGTTCCATCCTTCTCTTTTAGGGCAGAGACTTTATAATCATCAAGATTTACGTTCCGTCCATCCGCTAAAGTAAGCTGAGCTTTAAGTGCTTGCGGCTCATTCCTCACAAACTTATCTTGCTGCTGCTGAGACAGGTTAATTAAATCGTTGTATAAATAATAACCAATTCCTGCAAAAAATAAGGGAATGCATATCACTGCAGCATAACGAAAAATCGCTTGAAACGCTTGCCTCGTTTTATTAGGGCTCAAAGCTTTTTCAAATCTTTCCCATCCTTCACCCACATTCACCTGATGAAAATCTTCATCCCAATTAAGAAACTCTTCTTGTTTGCAAATTTTCTCGTAAGCAACCTGATTCTCTTCATTGTTGTTAATCCAGGTATCCAGTTCCTGTCTCTCAGATTCATCTAAACCAAAATTTATTTCTTTGGCAATCAGCTGAGATATTCTTATATGATGGTCAATTCTATTCACTCGAAAAATTTATATGATTAAAGTTGGACTTTTGTTCTCCACACGAACCCTTCACTCCAAACATTATATGACTATAACAACTCAGAAATAAAAGAGGGTGGGAGGCAGTTTATTTTTTTCAAAAAAAAAATCAGAGTCCGGATGGCCCCTGACATCAATCTGTGATTTGAATATAAAACAAGAGTTTTTACATAAAAAACCCAATCAACATAATTAGAAAAACAACACTATCCTTCAGTTGTAAACGAAGCAAACGATAGGCATTCGCTTTTACGGACTTGACGGTATTTATAGATACATTTAAACGAAGAGCGATCTCCGGATTCTTAAGTCCCTTCATACTCATCTGAACGACTCTTTTTCCTTGAGAAGGTAAAACCTCAATGGCCTTATGAATCTCGTAATAGGTTTCCTGCTCAAGAATGTTATCTCTAAAGAATAACTCTTTTTCCATAGCCTGAACGGCAAAATCTAATACAACTTTAGAATGTTTAATATGATTTAAGCAACTATTACGGGTAACCATATACAAATATCCTTTCATAGCATTTTCATTATCAAATGCCTCCTTGCCCTTCCATAATTTAATAAAAGCCTCCTGAGCCATATCTGCTGCCACATCACCACTTTTCACATACTTTCGGGCAAACAAACACAAGCTGGAATAGAAGCTTTCAAAAAATACTTTAAATTCTTTCCTGTTCACTTTGGCTATAGTTTTGGGTTAACAAATTTCAAGCGTACTTAGAGAGAATTAGGGACTCCCCAAATACAGTGCATAAAACTATCAACATCAAAGACTAAAGCCTATTTTGAAACCTAGACAACAGGGGTCGCAAGCTCTAAATTCACATGGACAAAAGGGGTCGCAGATCAAAAGAGTAGGATTTTTGGGGCTCTCAGCCCCTGGGTAGAGTTAAGACAGAACATGATTCCCGAACACAAATTCAAAACCAATAACTAGCTGGTTATCGCTTTTAATACGACTTAATGAAGATGAATAAGAAAAAATAATTCAAACATGAATTGTTCTAATTCCGAATGCCAATTCAGAATATCATTCTTATATACACCATAACAACTTCGAGTCAGAGCTGGATTTTACAGGGCTTGTTCCAGACATGATCCGGACTTGTACCAATATTAATATAGTATTAAAACTGATTTTGATTTATCTATTAATATGCGATAAAAATATTCGTCATGTATGGTATAATGCAATATAGTTCCGAAGAAAGGGAAAGATATAACCTCATCCTTCAGAAACCGCTTATTAAAAATTACTCAGAAATTCAAAAAGATTATCAGAGGACTCTAAGCCCAATTTTTTTCTTAATCGATAACGACGTTTTTCAATCGCATTTACTGAAAGATTTAAAATCCTTGCGATTTCCTTAGCATCTAGATTTAATCTTAAATAAGCACAAAACCTTAAATCATTAGTATTTAAATCAGTATATTTCTCAATTAATCTCTTAAAGAAACCTTGATGAACTTCCTCGAAATGCATTTTAAATATATCCCAATCCTGATCCAGATTAATATTACTCTCTATCTCCTGAATCAGTCTCTTTAGAGAAGCTTGTATGTCATTTTTGTCGGATGCAAGAACAGCTTCAACCGATTTTTTAAGACTATCAAGCGTTTCGTTTTTACTGACAACATGCAAAGCATTCGCAGCCAACTCGCGTTCTTTATGCTTTAAATCTTCTCGAAATTTCAATTGCTTAAGACGATTGATCTCCTCCTTAGCCAAAATTTCTTCTTGCAACCTCAAATTCTCAAGATCTTTCTCCCTTTTTTCTGAATCCATTTTCTCTAAAGCAAGTTTGTCCATTAAACTAACCTGTTCAAGCAATAAATTTTTCCTCTTAAGATTGAGTTGCTTTAAATGCAGAACCCTCAGAATTAAAAAAGATATAATCAACAAACCAACAATAAGAATAATCTGATTTCTTTTCTGAATTCTCATTTTTAATTGTAACAACTCAATTTCTTCCTCTTTCTTCTCCGTTTCGTATTTTATCTGAAGTTCATTGATTTGCTTTTGAGTCCGTTCGTTGTAGATTTCATCTCTGTAGGCCATAAACTGCTTCGTTTTTTCCAGCGCCTTCTGATAATTTCCCTGTAGAGTATAAACCTTGGCTATTCCTGCATAACAATCTTTAATACTCGCCTTATTTAAATCCTCCAAAGCAATTTTCAGTGCTTTTTCAAAGAAGGCCAAGGCCTTTTCCAATTTATTTTCATTTGCCCAATACTCCCCTATATTGATGGACGAAGATATGATTCCACTCTCGTAATTGTTTTCTTCAGAAATCTCAAGTGCTCGCTGGTAGTCAGCTAGAGCTTCATTTTTTTTATTCAATTTAAGGTAAATAACACCTCTATTATTCAAGGTCGACGTAAGCATCAGGTTATTACCAGACTCTGTGAAAATGGGAATTGCCCTATCCAGATACTGAAACCCTTTTTCATACTCTCCAATCTCGTCATAAATGTTGGCGATATTTACAGAGGTTAGCGCAAAGTGAAAAAAATCTTTCTCTTTTTCATAGATCTCCAGGAGCTTATTAAATAATTCCAAAGCTTTATCATGATCTTTATAAATAGAATAGATAATGGCAATATTGTTCTTCAATCCTTTCACCCGGTTCTTATAATCAATTTCTTCAGCCTTCTTCAGAGCTTTGAAATAAAAAGTCTGTGCATCTTCGTAGTTACTCATTTTAAAATAGGTGATTCCAATTTCATTCCAGGAATCAACCAAACCTCTCCCATCATTTTCACTCTCAGCAATGCCGGCAGCCTCTTTAAAATGTTGCAAACCTTCAAAATAGTTACCTAGATTGGAATCCTCTCTACCTAGAAAAATCAACGCTTTAACCTGAGATTGAGGACGACTTAGCTTTTGTGATAGCCTTAGAGCTTCCTCTGCATAAGCAATGCACTTCTCAGAATCCTTTTCAACCAGTTCCTGACAAATTTTTAATAAGAGTTCGAGCTTCTGATCATCATCAACAATGGCTAACCGATTTTCCAGGCTATCGACTTTCCCTTCATCAATAAAAGTCACATTTCCTGAATAAGAATATACAGATGAAAAAACAAGTAGAAAGGTCAGTAGAATTCTCATGGGGATTAAGATTTAAGAATATCCCAAATATAGAACTTTAATTCACTTATTAAAAAAAGGAGATCGATCAGAAAAGAATATGACTTAAATGGGAATACCTGATTTTAACATTACAATTCGGTCAGACAATTCAACAACTCAGCAATTATTCTTTTTTAATCAGGTCTTCAAAACTCATTTTTGTGATATCAATCATTAAAGTTATATCGCATGTTACAACGATTTTTATTTCTCTTCATTCTACTCTCATCCGAATTATTATCAGCCCAAATCCATATCAGTGGTAGGGTTTGCGACAAAGAAGGAAATCCAGTTCCCGGAGCCAATGTTTATATCGACAAGACCTACGACGGGGCATCCACCGATACCAATGGCGCCTTTAATTTCAAAAGCAATACTTCTGGTGAGCAGACATTGGTGGTGTCCTGTATTGGTTTTATCACGAGTAAGCTGAGCAAGAATGTAAAAGACATGCAAAATTTACAAATCCGTCTTAAAGAGTCGATAAATACGCTAAATGCAGTTGTGATCACCGCCGGAACCTTCAGTGCTGGCGACAACAGTAAGCTTACCGCCTTAAAAACTATGGATGTGCTCACCACCGCGGGGGCTGCGGGCAACTACATTGCGGCTTTTAATTCCTTACCCGGCACCAGTACACTTGGCGAAAGCGGAGAACTCTACATCAGAGGTGGGAACAGCAGAGAATCACAAACCTTCATTGATGGCCTCAAAGTATTTAATCCCTATAGTTCAACAGCTAACAACATCCCTTCAAGGGGACGCTACTCTCCAAATTTGTTTAAAGGCATGACCTTTAGTACTGGTGGTTATTCGGCGGAGTACGGACAGGCGCTTTCGGGCATCCTCCTACTGGATACCGAGGACATTCCGGTTGAAGAAAAAACAGACATCTCAATTATGAGTGTAGGGGCTTCAGTGGGTAAAGTAATTAAAGAGGATAGGGATGCCCTAAGTTTGAACACCTCTTATACCAATCTGACACCCTATTACAAATTAAATCCATCACGCTACGAGTGGGAAAAATCGCCGGAGAGCTTGTCCGGAGAAGCTGTTTATCGCCATCAGTTCGAAAAAGGGCTGTTTAAATTTTACACGGGCTACGGTTATACCAACTATCAGCTTCTACAAAAAAACATCGATTATCCTGAAAAAATCAACTACAAAACCCATGAGCTGGACTTATACATCAACAGTACATACAAAGGGACGCTCTCAGAAAAATGGGTATTGACAACGGGTGCGAGTTTTGCTACAAATGACAATAAGGAAAAAGTCGATGCGAAAAAATTGAAAACAAAAGAAAACAATGGACAATTGAAATTTAAACTCAAATATATTCCCTCTGAATCCATCAATCTCAGCATGGGTGCTGAGTATTTTTTTACGGCTACCGAAACTCGTATCAGCCTGAAAGATCCTCTTTGGAAGCAAAATGAAAATCTAAACAATCAACTGGCTGCAGCTTTTAGCGAAAGCAATATCTATTTTTCAAAAAACACGGTGCTCACGGCAGGTGTTCGTGCTGAATTTAACGATTATAACAACCAAATTCAGTTAGCGCCCCGTTTATCCATCGCACAAAAAATAAGTCAATACAGTCAAGTATCATTCGCTTGGGGAGAATTTTATCAATTGCCCGAAAACTCAACTCTAATAGAACAGAAAAAGCTAAAAGAAGAGAAAAGTCAACAATACCTATTTAATTATCAATACAATAAAAATAGTCGCCTGCTAAGGACAGAGTTGTATTACAAAAAATATTCGAACCTAATTAAATATGAACAAACAGATAAATACACATCAGCGAATTATAACAATGGTGGTTATGGCTATGCCAAAGGGATAGACATTCTATGGAAAGATGACAAAAGCATCAAAAATATGGAATACTGGATTTCCTATTCCTATCTGGACACTGAAAGAAACTACGAGGATTATCCTGAACTGGCTGAAATAAACTTCAGCAACAAGCATAACCTTTCGGTAGTAGGCAAATATTGGATATCGGCATTGCGGTCGCAGGTGGGTTTTAGTTACAAATTTGCCAGTGGCAGAGCCTATAACGATCCGAATGAAACTGAGTTTATGGGCAAAAGAACAAAACACTACAGCAACCTAAGTCTCAATTGGGCCTTTCTAATATCCCAACAAACAATATTCTATTGCTCTGCCACAAATGTGCTGGGACAAAATGCCATTTTTAATTACGAGTACAGTCGTGAACCAAACTCAGCCGGACAATTTGAAAGACAAGCCATAAACCCCAGTACGAAGCACTTCTTTTTTGCAGGCCTGTTTATCACCCTTAGTAAAAACAAAAAGAAGAATCAATTGGAAAATTTATAGAATTAAAACAATCACAAATTACAGTTCAGCAGTAAAAATCGACAGCTGGGTCAATCTCTTTTTGAACTCCATTTTACATTCAACAATTTTACAATCACAAACTAAAAAAAAGAATATCATGAAAAAAATCACACTACTAATACTGCTTATTACAGGCCAAATATTAATGTGTTCAGCACAAAGCAAGTATGAAAAAGGGATGAGTGAAGCGCTGCAATTGTGGGGCGACCAGAAACCGATGGAGTCCATTGCACTTTTCGAGCGCATTGCATCAGTCGAAAAGGAAAACTGGTTACCCAAATATTACATGGGACTTATTTATACCACCAAAGTATTAAATGGAAAAGATAAAAAAGGAGCCGATATTTTACTTGAAAAGGCACAGAAACAAGTTGATTTAGCGATGAAATGCTCTGCAAACAATTCAGAAATTTACTGCCTGCAAGGTCTGATTAATACGGCTTGGATCACTCTGGATCCGATGAACAACGGACAAAAACTGTCAGCTGTAACAATAGGGAACTACAAAAAAGCAATTGCATTGAATGAAAACAATCCACGCGCACTGTATTTGCTGGCTGAATTTCAGATTAATATGGCCCGCATGTTCTCGCAGGATACCAAATCCTATTATGAGATGATCAAATCATCATTAAAAAAGTTTGATAACTTTAAAGCTCCTTCTGCTTTTTATCCAAACTGGGGAAGAAACAGAGCAGAACAACTATTAAAGTCCAGAGATGAATAATTACAGAGCAAAAAGAGGCGAACTGCCAACACAGATATTCAAAAGCCTGAAGGTGGGCCTTAATATCACCCTAATCTTCACGCTTATCAGTTCACTTATCATGTTTCGTCACATGAGTTTGATGCGGATATGGTATGCCTTCCTGATATCCGGCATGTATTCATTCGGCATTGGAACAGGTTGCTCGCTAATCTCAATGCTTCTGGATTGGAAAATCGATTGGATTACACAAACCCGAAAACGGGTGTTTTACGGCCTTATCACTACCCTTGTATACACAACCTTTGTTGTTCTTTTGGTCAACTATTATCGTATGGTTACCATCCAGGGAATTTCAACTGAAGCATTCTGGTCAGCTTCTAAGATCTGGCAACATCTGTTTTACATTATTCTTTCCCTTGGCATTGCTGTTTTTTTTCATGCCAAAGGATTTATGAGAGAATGGAAACATTCCGTTACCCTTCAGAACGAATTGGAAAAAGAGAATCTTGCTTCTCAATACGAAGCTTTAAAAAGCCAAATCGATCCTCACTTTCTATTCAATAGCCTGAATGTACTGTCATCACTTGTTGATGAAGACACAGTCTTAGCACAAAAATTTATCAATCGACTATCACATATTTATCGCTATGTACTCGATCAAAAGGACAAAGAATTAGTGTGTTTGGAAGAAGAGTTGAACTTTGCAGATCAATACATTTTTTTACAAAAGATACGATTCGAAAAAGGAGTTACTCTAAATACACACATTAATTATGCGAGTCATAATTATTTAACGATTCCTCTGGCTCTTCAGATTTTGCTTGAAAATATTTTTAAACACAACGCAATATCCGACGAAAAGCCAATCTTTATCAAGATAGAAACCCAAGGTGATTTTTTAATAGTTAGCAATACAATCAATAAAAAGAATACGATTCAAAGGTCTCACAATTTGGGTTTGGATAATATAAAAGCCCGTTACAAATATTTCACAGATGTTGATGTTATTGTAGAAGAAACCCCGGAACAATTTTGTGTTAAACTTCCCCTTATCCCCAATTAATAATGATGAATGTAGTTATAATAGAAGATGAAAAACCTGCAGCACGCAGATTGGAGCGAATGCTGAATACTGAAGGCCTCAGTGTGATAAAAACGCTCCATTCGGTTGCCAAAGCTAAAGAGTGGTTCCGAGAAAATGAGCAACCCGAATTAATTTTTCTGGACATTCAACTTTCCGATGGCTTGAGCTTTGAAATATTTGAACAGATAGAAATCTCATCGAGTATTATTTTTACAACTGCTTACGATCAGTATGCCTTAAAAGCATTCAAACTCAACAGCATCGATTATCTGCTTAAGCCTATCGAAGAAGATGACTTACAGAAGGCAATCGAAAAATACAAGCACTTTAATCCTACTAAAGAAAAACAGCAGCCCTCCCTGCCCATGGAGCAGATTAAACAGTTGTTGTCATCCTATCAAAACAATTATAAAGAGCGATTTACTGTAAAGGTGGGGCAACATATCCGCAGTATTAAAACCGAAGAGATCGAATGTTTTTACAGTGAGAATAAAGCCAGTTTCATCTATACAAAAACCGGACGTAATTACCCCATAGACAACTCTCTTGAACAATTGGAAGACTTACTCGACCCACTTGTCTTCTTCAGGGTAAGCCGAAAATATTTTGTCCATATAGATTCAATAAAGGATATAATCGCTTATTCAAACAGTCGCCTGAAAATTAAAATGAACAACTTCCAAGAGGATGAAATCATCGTCAGCCGGGAAAGGGTGAAAGATTTTAAAAGCTGGTTGGGTTAAACATCACAATCACATGCATAAAAAAAGGAGAAACTCCCCAAAGCTTCTCCTTTTAAAATGCAATCTATTTAGATCTAAATTATTGCTTGATTGCAGTTTCCAAACCGATTGTAATCATTGTATTCAATGATGTTTGACGCTCTTCAGCGGTTGTTTCTTCTCCTGTTAAGATATGATCGCTAACTGTCAAAATAGCCAAAGCTTTAGCCTTGTGACGAGCTGCAATTGTATATAATGCAGTGGCTTCCATTTCTACAGCTAAAACACCGTAGTCAGCCCAAATTTTAAATGGTTCCGGATTATTGTCCAAGTCATGGTAAAAGATATCAGAGGTTAAAGTTGATCCAACTTTAATATTAACGCCCTGCTCTTTAGCAGACTGGTGTGCATCAGTCAACAAACCAAAATCAGCACATGGTGCATAATCCATACCTTTGAAAAGGTTTCTGTTCATTGCTGAATCGGTACATGATGTCATTGCCAGGATCACATCAAAAACTTTCACATCGTGATTGAATGAACCACAAGTTCCGATACGAATAACATTCTTAACACCATATTGAGTGATTAACTCGTGAGTATAAATCCCAATTGAAGGCACACCCATACCCGTACCTTGTACAGAAATACGCTTTCCTTTATAAGTTCCGGTGAAACCTAACATATTTCTCACCTTATTATAACAAACAACATCTTCAAGGAAGTTATCTGCAATGTATTTCGCTCTTAATGGATCTCCTGGTAATAGGATGGTTTCCGCGATATCACCCATTTTAGCCTCGTTGTGTGCACTCATAGTATTAATTTTAAATGTGTTTCAATCAAAAGGTGTTATCCTGGAAACAATCTATAACAGTATATATTGCGCAAGGATACACAAATCTATAAAAGATTTTAAACACTTTCAACAAAGAGAGATGGATGATATAAATGGTTGGATTGTAGTAATCCTAAATCGGTAAAAAGGTTAAATTACCCCTAATAAAACCCCAATTTACTTCTTTTCGGATTTTCAGCTCGCTAAAATAATGCTTTTGTTCGGGGAT
Proteins encoded in this region:
- a CDS encoding FecR family protein, producing MNRIDHHIRISQLIAKEINFGLDESERQELDTWINNNEENQVAYEKICKQEEFLNWDEDFHQVNVGEGWERFEKALSPNKTRQAFQAIFRYAAVICIPLFFAGIGYYLYNDLINLSQQQQDKFVRNEPQALKAQLTLADGRNVNLDDYKVSALKEKDGTQIEKGEGSLKYQAGNDKRALLYNTVRIPKGSEYELVLADGTKVHLNAMSSLKFPIQFIGKTRNVKLTGEAYFEVSKDAKHPFIVDVLGTKVEVLGTSFNVKAYKEDENVVTTLVEGSVKVRSSGFKAKTMMLEPGQQAVVNEASGDIMKQEVNVDLYTSWRQGVFLFKDQRIEDIMTELSRWYDLKVFYKNSSVKDYRFGGHFNRNSEIGSIMEMFELTRKVDVEINGQTIVIGEK
- a CDS encoding RNA polymerase sigma-70 factor, producing the protein MNRKEFKVFFESFYSSLCLFARKYVKSGDVAADMAQEAFIKLWKGKEAFDNENAMKGYLYMVTRNSCLNHIKHSKVVLDFAVQAMEKELFFRDNILEQETYYEIHKAIEVLPSQGKRVVQMSMKGLKNPEIALRLNVSINTVKSVKANAYRLLRLQLKDSVVFLIMLIGFFM
- a CDS encoding tetratricopeptide repeat protein yields the protein MRILLTFLLVFSSVYSYSGNVTFIDEGKVDSLENRLAIVDDDQKLELLLKICQELVEKDSEKCIAYAEEALRLSQKLSRPQSQVKALIFLGREDSNLGNYFEGLQHFKEAAGIAESENDGRGLVDSWNEIGITYFKMSNYEDAQTFYFKALKKAEEIDYKNRVKGLKNNIAIIYSIYKDHDKALELFNKLLEIYEKEKDFFHFALTSVNIANIYDEIGEYEKGFQYLDRAIPIFTESGNNLMLTSTLNNRGVIYLKLNKKNEALADYQRALEISEENNYESGIISSSINIGEYWANENKLEKALAFFEKALKIALEDLNKASIKDCYAGIAKVYTLQGNYQKALEKTKQFMAYRDEIYNERTQKQINELQIKYETEKKEEEIELLQLKMRIQKRNQIILIVGLLIISFLILRVLHLKQLNLKRKNLLLEQVSLMDKLALEKMDSEKREKDLENLRLQEEILAKEEINRLKQLKFREDLKHKERELAANALHVVSKNETLDSLKKSVEAVLASDKNDIQASLKRLIQEIESNINLDQDWDIFKMHFEEVHQGFFKRLIEKYTDLNTNDLRFCAYLRLNLDAKEIARILNLSVNAIEKRRYRLRKKLGLESSDNLFEFLSNF
- a CDS encoding TonB-dependent receptor, encoding MLQRFLFLFILLSSELLSAQIHISGRVCDKEGNPVPGANVYIDKTYDGASTDTNGAFNFKSNTSGEQTLVVSCIGFITSKLSKNVKDMQNLQIRLKESINTLNAVVITAGTFSAGDNSKLTALKTMDVLTTAGAAGNYIAAFNSLPGTSTLGESGELYIRGGNSRESQTFIDGLKVFNPYSSTANNIPSRGRYSPNLFKGMTFSTGGYSAEYGQALSGILLLDTEDIPVEEKTDISIMSVGASVGKVIKEDRDALSLNTSYTNLTPYYKLNPSRYEWEKSPESLSGEAVYRHQFEKGLFKFYTGYGYTNYQLLQKNIDYPEKINYKTHELDLYINSTYKGTLSEKWVLTTGASFATNDNKEKVDAKKLKTKENNGQLKFKLKYIPSESINLSMGAEYFFTATETRISLKDPLWKQNENLNNQLAAAFSESNIYFSKNTVLTAGVRAEFNDYNNQIQLAPRLSIAQKISQYSQVSFAWGEFYQLPENSTLIEQKKLKEEKSQQYLFNYQYNKNSRLLRTELYYKKYSNLIKYEQTDKYTSANYNNGGYGYAKGIDILWKDDKSIKNMEYWISYSYLDTERNYEDYPELAEINFSNKHNLSVVGKYWISALRSQVGFSYKFASGRAYNDPNETEFMGKRTKHYSNLSLNWAFLISQQTIFYCSATNVLGQNAIFNYEYSREPNSAGQFERQAINPSTKHFFFAGLFITLSKNKKKNQLENL
- a CDS encoding tetratricopeptide repeat protein, with translation MKKITLLILLITGQILMCSAQSKYEKGMSEALQLWGDQKPMESIALFERIASVEKENWLPKYYMGLIYTTKVLNGKDKKGADILLEKAQKQVDLAMKCSANNSEIYCLQGLINTAWITLDPMNNGQKLSAVTIGNYKKAIALNENNPRALYLLAEFQINMARMFSQDTKSYYEMIKSSLKKFDNFKAPSAFYPNWGRNRAEQLLKSRDE
- a CDS encoding sensor histidine kinase, whose amino-acid sequence is MNNYRAKRGELPTQIFKSLKVGLNITLIFTLISSLIMFRHMSLMRIWYAFLISGMYSFGIGTGCSLISMLLDWKIDWITQTRKRVFYGLITTLVYTTFVVLLVNYYRMVTIQGISTEAFWSASKIWQHLFYIILSLGIAVFFHAKGFMREWKHSVTLQNELEKENLASQYEALKSQIDPHFLFNSLNVLSSLVDEDTVLAQKFINRLSHIYRYVLDQKDKELVCLEEELNFADQYIFLQKIRFEKGVTLNTHINYASHNYLTIPLALQILLENIFKHNAISDEKPIFIKIETQGDFLIVSNTINKKNTIQRSHNLGLDNIKARYKYFTDVDVIVEETPEQFCVKLPLIPN
- a CDS encoding LytR/AlgR family response regulator transcription factor → MNVVIIEDEKPAARRLERMLNTEGLSVIKTLHSVAKAKEWFRENEQPELIFLDIQLSDGLSFEIFEQIEISSSIIFTTAYDQYALKAFKLNSIDYLLKPIEEDDLQKAIEKYKHFNPTKEKQQPSLPMEQIKQLLSSYQNNYKERFTVKVGQHIRSIKTEEIECFYSENKASFIYTKTGRNYPIDNSLEQLEDLLDPLVFFRVSRKYFVHIDSIKDIIAYSNSRLKIKMNNFQEDEIIVSRERVKDFKSWLG
- the deoD gene encoding purine-nucleoside phosphorylase, translated to MSAHNEAKMGDIAETILLPGDPLRAKYIADNFLEDVVCYNKVRNMLGFTGTYKGKRISVQGTGMGVPSIGIYTHELITQYGVKNVIRIGTCGSFNHDVKVFDVILAMTSCTDSAMNRNLFKGMDYAPCADFGLLTDAHQSAKEQGVNIKVGSTLTSDIFYHDLDNNPEPFKIWADYGVLAVEMEATALYTIAARHKAKALAILTVSDHILTGEETTAEERQTSLNTMITIGLETAIKQ